AGAAGATAGCATTTGGGAGGAGGAAGAACTGGAACGCGATGAAGACGAGGGCAAGCACAGTGATGACGATGAATATGAATCACGTGAAGATGGTATTTCCAGTGGCACCGAAGGTACTACAAGCTCAACAGGCGGTTGCAGCTACAATAGTTTTGTGCAGAGAAAGCACAAACTGAGCTGCTTTGTGAAAAATCAACCATACAAAATACGAAATGTAAAAACTACTGCCATTGAGAATACGCATAAACCGCAAGGCAACACTGAATTTTATGGTAGTAcaataacaatacaacaacaaccccAGATGGTAACAAAACCTAACTCAAGCACCCATACAGCAAAGTACAAACAGAAAATGATGGAGAAGTATCTGCGCGATACAAATGGAACACATACAACTTCAGTGACGCCACAATCGAATGCACACACTGACACTGCTGAATTCCACAACAAGCAAAACGATATCGAAGCGACTGTGCATAGTGGTGATGACGGTGATGGTGTTTGCAATGGCGATAATAAAGCGCTATCCAAGTGGTTGGAGAGCGCCGCTCGCTTTACACCAGACAAAAACAACTACTTCATCGAGTGGAATGGCAAAACGTGAGTTACTCAAAATTCCAGCATTAAAGTTGTTTATAAGGTTCATTTTTATCCTTTTATAGCGGCAAAATGGAACAGAAACAACGCATAAAACAACTACGCCGCATCACCATTGTACCAGTCAACTCAAATGGCCTCACAAGACGT
This portion of the Zeugodacus cucurbitae isolate PBARC_wt_2022May chromosome 3, idZeuCucr1.2, whole genome shotgun sequence genome encodes:
- the LOC105216130 gene encoding iroquois-class homeodomain protein irx-5 isoform X1, translating into MEKFMTGRPQRNRRHSRCVCVRAWPPEDDLHQPRLVKRLFTPEIKRMLKDWLVRRRENPYPSRDEKKRLAIETGLTYTQICNWFANWRRKLKNSELERNKKSWGHLIKHYNTNARGNVEQFSISSEDSIWEEEELERDEDEGKHSDDDEYESREDGISSGTEGTTSSTGGCSYNSFVQRKHKLSCFVKNQPYKIRNVKTTAIENTHKPQGNTEFYGSTITIQQQPQMVTKPNSSTHTAKYKQKMMEKYLRDTNGTHTTSVTPQSNAHTDTAEFHNKQNDIEATVHSGDDGDGVCNGDNKALSKWLESAARFTPDKNNYFIEWNGKTGKMEQKQRIKQLRRITIVPVNSNGLTRRPSLHTCPTQLELDAAEALANMAFNCRQRIMDCNHNGVSLQTVNAISS
- the LOC105216130 gene encoding iroquois-class homeodomain protein irx-5 isoform X2 — protein: MEKFMTGRPQRNRRHSRRAWPPEDDLHQPRLVKRLFTPEIKRMLKDWLVRRRENPYPSRDEKKRLAIETGLTYTQICNWFANWRRKLKNSELERNKKSWGHLIKHYNTNARGNVEQFSISSEDSIWEEEELERDEDEGKHSDDDEYESREDGISSGTEGTTSSTGGCSYNSFVQRKHKLSCFVKNQPYKIRNVKTTAIENTHKPQGNTEFYGSTITIQQQPQMVTKPNSSTHTAKYKQKMMEKYLRDTNGTHTTSVTPQSNAHTDTAEFHNKQNDIEATVHSGDDGDGVCNGDNKALSKWLESAARFTPDKNNYFIEWNGKTGKMEQKQRIKQLRRITIVPVNSNGLTRRPSLHTCPTQLELDAAEALANMAFNCRQRIMDCNHNGVSLQTVNAISS
- the LOC105216130 gene encoding iroquois-class homeodomain protein irx-5 isoform X3 yields the protein MLKDWLVRRRENPYPSRDEKKRLAIETGLTYTQICNWFANWRRKLKNSELERNKKSWGHLIKHYNTNARGNVEQFSISSEDSIWEEEELERDEDEGKHSDDDEYESREDGISSGTEGTTSSTGGCSYNSFVQRKHKLSCFVKNQPYKIRNVKTTAIENTHKPQGNTEFYGSTITIQQQPQMVTKPNSSTHTAKYKQKMMEKYLRDTNGTHTTSVTPQSNAHTDTAEFHNKQNDIEATVHSGDDGDGVCNGDNKALSKWLESAARFTPDKNNYFIEWNGKTGKMEQKQRIKQLRRITIVPVNSNGLTRRPSLHTCPTQLELDAAEALANMAFNCRQRIMDCNHNGVSLQTVNAISS